The Deinococcus depolymerans genome has a segment encoding these proteins:
- a CDS encoding M23 family metallopeptidase — translation MAARRFLLLAAALTGVALAHYAAPLPLSAVAPAKAQFGLPFAGPPGPDTWMLGQGYGNTTGAYRQRRSTYGNLQGIHAGLDFSAPCGTPVRAIGDGVVAEVDGPHGSPPHNVVVDHAGNLSSLYGHLRVRSSVRVGQRVTRGQVIGESGDSQGTCVSAPHLHLELRDRSHQRFLNPLPFIAADWNSLALAGSFGRGYEYDLERPRRWQTPDSQPDARRGGPLLNEYRRPWPPAAGGAR, via the coding sequence ATGGCTGCCCGCCGATTCCTGCTCCTGGCCGCCGCGCTGACCGGCGTGGCCCTCGCCCACTACGCCGCGCCGCTGCCCCTGAGTGCCGTCGCGCCCGCGAAGGCCCAGTTCGGGTTGCCGTTCGCGGGGCCGCCCGGCCCGGACACCTGGATGCTGGGGCAGGGCTACGGGAACACGACCGGCGCGTACCGGCAGCGGCGCAGCACGTACGGGAACCTGCAGGGCATCCACGCGGGCCTGGATTTCAGCGCGCCGTGCGGCACGCCGGTGCGGGCCATCGGGGACGGCGTGGTGGCCGAGGTGGACGGCCCGCACGGCAGCCCGCCGCACAACGTGGTCGTGGATCACGCGGGGAACCTGTCCAGTCTGTACGGGCACCTGCGGGTGCGGTCCAGCGTGCGGGTGGGGCAGCGGGTCACGCGCGGGCAGGTGATCGGTGAGAGCGGGGACTCGCAGGGCACCTGCGTGAGTGCCCCGCACCTGCACCTGGAGTTGCGGGACCGCTCGCACCAGCGCTTCCTGAACCCGCTGCCGTTCATCGCGGCGGACTGGAATTCGCTGGCGCTGGCCGGGAGTTTCGGGCGTGGGTACGAGTACGACCTGGAACGTCCCCGGCGCTGGCAGACGCCGGACTCGCAGCCCGACGCGCGGCGGGGCGGCCCGCTGCTGAACGAGTACCGCCGGCCCTGGCCCCCCGCGGCCGGAGGGGCGAGGTGA
- a CDS encoding SDR family oxidoreductase, which yields MTDTSGVVVTGAARGIGRAIAELYAERGWRVLSADLNPPPVLRGQQRVKADVSTAAGRERIVRAAREMGGVQVLVNNAAYQGAHGSVLDVSERGWARTLNVNLTAPLLLTRALVDLLPRGAAVVNVASVQGLFAEQGNAAYNASKGGLVNLTRAMALDLAPHGLRVNAVAPGAISTEAVLQSIEDSTDPGQTRRDYEDLHALRRLGTPREVAQVVYFLGSEEAAFMTGAIVPVDGGMTASFMMAGRPV from the coding sequence CGCGGAACGGGGGTGGCGGGTCCTGAGTGCCGACCTGAACCCCCCTCCGGTGCTGCGGGGGCAGCAGCGAGTCAAGGCGGACGTGAGCACCGCAGCCGGTCGGGAACGGATCGTGCGGGCCGCGCGGGAGATGGGCGGCGTGCAGGTACTGGTGAACAACGCCGCGTACCAGGGTGCGCACGGGAGCGTGCTGGACGTGAGCGAGCGCGGCTGGGCGCGGACGCTGAACGTGAACCTGACCGCCCCGCTGCTGCTGACGCGGGCGCTGGTGGACCTGCTGCCGCGCGGCGCGGCGGTCGTGAACGTGGCGAGCGTGCAGGGCCTGTTCGCCGAGCAGGGAAACGCCGCGTACAACGCGAGCAAGGGCGGGCTGGTGAACCTGACCCGCGCGATGGCGCTGGACCTCGCGCCGCACGGCCTGCGCGTGAACGCGGTGGCACCGGGCGCAATCAGCACCGAGGCGGTCCTGCAGAGCATCGAGGACAGTACCGACCCCGGGCAGACCCGCCGGGATTACGAGGACCTGCACGCCCTGCGCCGGCTGGGCACCCCGCGCGAGGTCGCGCAGGTCGTGTACTTCCTCGGCAGCGAGGAGGCCGCGTTCATGACAGGCGCGATCGTGCCGGTCGACGGCGGGATGACCGCGTCGTTCATGATGGCGGGCCGCCCGGTGTAG
- a CDS encoding class I SAM-dependent rRNA methyltransferase — MKKFPTVTLQPQAVRRIAGRYPFGHSGDIARADDGIQPGEVVNVRAEGSTRLIARGYFNPQGATPLRLLTWQDEDIDLKFYRARIRAALARREGRIHNTDAMRVLHAEADGMPGVIADQFGSVLSVQLRNAGVERHRDLIVKALKDETRAESAYERSDTGERRREGLDLVTGTLWGDVPERVEFSEDNLRLHFAPMDAQKTGFFLDQRDNRRLMASLVRPGAGFLDVYSYTGGFSLHAAKAGAKATAIDKDNVALAALEQAARGNGLQVGVRWGDALEALAALEKDRRTFSAIVLDPPTLAKRRDDVPRAKRIFTEGAARALRMLESGGHLMISTCAHYIRVDDLLDAARVAAAEANTDAEVQGVTYQPADHPHLLSVPESLYLKSVLLRKA, encoded by the coding sequence GTGAAGAAGTTCCCGACCGTCACCCTTCAACCCCAGGCGGTGCGCCGCATCGCGGGCCGCTACCCCTTCGGGCACAGCGGCGACATCGCCCGCGCCGACGATGGCATCCAGCCGGGCGAGGTCGTGAATGTCCGCGCCGAGGGCAGCACCCGCCTGATCGCGCGCGGGTACTTCAACCCGCAGGGTGCCACGCCGCTGAGGTTGCTCACCTGGCAGGACGAGGACATCGACCTGAAGTTCTACCGCGCCCGTATCCGGGCCGCCCTGGCCCGCCGTGAGGGCCGCATTCACAACACCGACGCCATGCGTGTCCTGCACGCGGAAGCCGACGGGATGCCCGGCGTGATCGCCGACCAGTTCGGGTCGGTGCTGAGCGTGCAGCTGCGCAACGCCGGCGTGGAACGCCACCGTGACCTGATCGTGAAGGCCCTGAAGGACGAGACGCGCGCCGAGAGCGCCTACGAGCGCAGCGACACCGGCGAACGCCGCAGGGAGGGCCTGGACCTCGTGACCGGCACCCTCTGGGGCGACGTGCCGGAACGCGTGGAGTTCTCCGAGGACAACCTGAGGCTGCACTTCGCGCCCATGGACGCGCAGAAGACCGGGTTCTTCCTCGACCAGCGCGACAACCGCCGTCTGATGGCGTCGCTCGTCCGGCCCGGGGCGGGTTTCCTGGACGTGTACTCGTACACCGGCGGGTTCAGCCTGCACGCCGCGAAGGCCGGCGCGAAAGCCACCGCCATCGACAAGGACAACGTCGCCCTGGCCGCCCTGGAACAGGCTGCGCGGGGCAACGGCCTCCAGGTCGGCGTGCGCTGGGGCGACGCCCTGGAAGCCCTCGCCGCGCTGGAGAAGGACAGGCGGACCTTCTCGGCCATCGTGCTCGACCCGCCCACCCTCGCCAAGCGGCGCGACGACGTGCCGCGCGCCAAACGCATCTTCACCGAGGGTGCCGCCCGCGCCTTGCGGATGCTGGAAAGCGGCGGGCACCTGATGATCAGCACCTGCGCGCATTACATCCGCGTGGACGACCTGCTCGACGCTGCCCGCGTCGCCGCCGCCGAGGCGAACACCGACGCCGAGGTGCAGGGCGTCACCTACCAGCCGGCCGATCACCCGCACCTGCTGAGCGTGCCCGAGAGCCTGTACCTCAAGAGCGTCCTGCTGCGTAAAGCCTGA
- the uvrA gene encoding excinuclease ABC subunit UvrA, producing MQNNLIVKGAKAHNLKDITVELPRDQFVVITGVSGSGKSTLAFDTIYAEGQRRYVESLSAYARQFLGLMEKPDVESITGLSPAISIDQKTTSHNPRSTVGTVTEIHDYLRLLYARVGTPYCPVCGRKIEKQSPSEITDRLLAGFPDKRAILLAPVVRGRKGEYRKLFADLRREGFARVRVDGTLYELEEAEKLKLEKFEKHDVDVVIDRVTLREGDRSRIAESVELGLRRGESLLRVLMPDAGEDGGAHEELYSEKFACPEHGSVLEELEPRSFSFNSPYGACGDCAGLGSKQEFSPDQIIDDKLSIAEGAILPWSKKGTGGGIYYWDKLQALAEHLEFSVKTPWRDLPKAAQDAILKGPGAPFEVVYRRAGKETMRFMTEFEGVIPNLERRYADTESDFMREKLEELMELRPCPTCGGTRYKPEILAVRVGGLNISQASGMSVLDADTFFHALQNGTLDHAAIDPFLKGHTGGTAKAHGPRHYEYVLNDFGSAVAAPILKAIRTRLKFLVDVGLDYLSLDRTANTLSGGEAQRIRLATQVGSGLTGVLYVLDEPSIGLHPKDNHRLIGTLKHLRDLGNTLIVVEHDEDTMMDADYLVDMGPGAGVHGGQVVAVGTPEQVKKDRNSLTGKYLRGELKIEVPSHRRRGNGKQLKVIGAREHNLQNVSIEIPLGTMTVVTGPSGSGKSTLIHDILHATLARELNGAKTTPGKYDRIEGMEHLDKVIEIDQSPIGRTPRSNPATYTGVFTEIRDLFTRTPEARRRGYQAGRFSFNVKGGRCEHCKGDGVMKIEMNFLPDIYVPCEVCKGARYNRETLEVKYNGKTIADVLDLTVEDAQRFFEAIPAIERKMTLLCDVGLGYMKIGQPSTTLSGGEAQRIKLATELSKRATGKTIYILDEPTTGLHFEDVRKLMEVLQRLVEGGNTLVIIEHSLDVMKTADHIIDLGPEGGVRGGTVVGTGTPEEMAAHPSSHTGEYLRRVPGIVAAQPRTAQPRTAAADEPVQTPKKPARTPKKAGAGQPEPVGAAPARQSRAKKGGA from the coding sequence TTGCAGAACAATCTGATCGTGAAGGGCGCGAAGGCACACAACCTCAAGGACATCACGGTGGAACTGCCACGCGACCAGTTCGTGGTGATCACCGGCGTGTCCGGCAGCGGCAAGAGCACCCTGGCCTTCGACACCATCTACGCCGAGGGCCAGCGCCGCTACGTCGAGAGCCTCTCCGCGTACGCCCGCCAGTTCCTGGGCCTGATGGAGAAACCGGACGTCGAGAGCATCACCGGCCTGTCCCCGGCCATCTCCATCGACCAGAAGACCACCAGCCACAACCCCCGCTCCACGGTCGGGACCGTCACCGAGATCCACGACTACCTGCGCCTGCTCTACGCCCGCGTGGGCACCCCGTACTGCCCGGTGTGCGGCCGGAAGATCGAGAAGCAGAGCCCCAGCGAGATCACCGACCGCCTGCTGGCGGGCTTCCCCGACAAGCGCGCCATCCTGCTGGCCCCCGTCGTGCGCGGCCGCAAGGGCGAGTACCGCAAGCTGTTCGCCGACCTGCGCCGCGAGGGCTTCGCGCGCGTCCGCGTGGACGGCACGCTGTACGAACTGGAGGAAGCCGAGAAGCTGAAGCTCGAGAAGTTCGAGAAGCACGACGTGGACGTCGTCATCGACCGCGTGACCCTGCGCGAGGGCGACCGCAGCCGCATCGCCGAGAGCGTCGAACTGGGCCTGCGCCGCGGCGAGAGCCTGCTGCGCGTCCTCATGCCGGATGCCGGTGAGGACGGCGGCGCGCACGAGGAACTGTACTCCGAGAAGTTCGCCTGCCCCGAGCACGGCAGCGTCCTCGAGGAACTCGAACCCCGCTCGTTCTCCTTCAACTCGCCGTACGGCGCCTGCGGGGACTGCGCGGGCCTGGGCAGCAAGCAGGAGTTCAGCCCGGACCAGATCATCGACGACAAACTCTCCATCGCCGAGGGCGCGATCCTCCCCTGGAGCAAGAAGGGCACGGGCGGCGGCATCTACTACTGGGACAAGTTGCAGGCGCTGGCCGAGCACCTGGAGTTCAGCGTGAAGACCCCCTGGCGTGACCTGCCCAAAGCCGCGCAGGACGCCATCCTGAAGGGGCCGGGCGCGCCGTTCGAGGTCGTGTACCGCCGCGCGGGCAAGGAAACCATGCGCTTCATGACCGAGTTCGAGGGCGTCATCCCGAACCTGGAACGCCGCTACGCCGACACGGAAAGCGACTTCATGCGCGAGAAGCTCGAGGAACTCATGGAACTCCGGCCGTGCCCCACCTGCGGCGGCACGCGCTACAAACCCGAGATCCTCGCGGTGCGCGTGGGCGGCCTGAACATCAGTCAGGCGAGCGGCATGAGCGTGCTGGACGCCGACACCTTCTTCCACGCACTCCAGAACGGGACCCTCGACCACGCGGCGATCGACCCGTTCCTGAAGGGCCACACGGGCGGCACGGCGAAAGCGCACGGCCCCCGCCACTACGAGTACGTCCTGAACGACTTCGGGTCGGCGGTCGCCGCGCCTATCCTGAAGGCCATCCGCACCCGCCTGAAGTTCCTGGTGGACGTGGGCCTGGACTACCTGAGCCTGGACCGCACCGCGAACACCCTGTCGGGCGGGGAGGCGCAGCGCATCCGGCTGGCCACGCAGGTCGGCAGTGGCCTGACCGGCGTGCTGTACGTCCTGGACGAGCCGTCTATCGGCCTGCACCCCAAGGACAACCACCGCCTGATCGGCACGCTCAAGCACCTGCGCGACCTGGGCAACACCCTGATCGTCGTCGAGCACGACGAGGACACCATGATGGACGCCGACTACCTCGTGGACATGGGTCCCGGTGCGGGCGTCCACGGCGGGCAGGTCGTCGCCGTCGGCACGCCGGAACAGGTGAAGAAGGACAGGAACAGCCTCACCGGCAAGTACCTGCGCGGCGAACTGAAGATCGAGGTGCCCTCCCACCGCCGCCGGGGTAACGGGAAGCAGCTGAAGGTCATCGGGGCGCGCGAACACAACCTCCAGAACGTGTCCATCGAGATCCCGCTGGGCACCATGACGGTCGTCACCGGCCCCAGTGGCAGCGGCAAGAGCACCCTGATCCACGACATCCTGCACGCCACCCTGGCCCGCGAACTGAACGGCGCCAAGACCACCCCCGGCAAGTACGACCGGATCGAGGGCATGGAACACCTGGACAAGGTCATCGAGATCGACCAGAGCCCCATCGGGCGCACGCCCCGCTCCAACCCCGCCACGTACACCGGCGTGTTCACCGAGATCCGCGACCTGTTCACCCGCACGCCCGAGGCGAGGCGGCGCGGGTATCAGGCCGGGCGTTTCTCCTTCAACGTGAAGGGCGGCCGCTGCGAGCACTGCAAGGGCGACGGCGTCATGAAGATCGAGATGAACTTCCTGCCCGACATCTACGTGCCGTGCGAGGTCTGCAAGGGCGCGCGCTACAACCGCGAGACGCTGGAAGTCAAATACAACGGCAAGACCATCGCCGACGTGCTGGACCTGACCGTCGAGGACGCCCAGCGCTTCTTCGAGGCGATTCCCGCCATCGAACGCAAGATGACCCTGCTGTGCGACGTCGGCCTGGGCTACATGAAGATCGGGCAGCCCAGCACCACCCTGTCCGGCGGGGAGGCGCAGCGCATCAAACTCGCCACCGAACTGAGCAAACGCGCCACCGGCAAGACCATCTACATCCTCGACGAACCCACCACGGGGTTGCACTTCGAGGACGTCCGCAAACTCATGGAAGTCCTGCAACGCCTCGTGGAGGGCGGCAACACCCTGGTCATCATCGAGCACAGCCTGGACGTCATGAAGACCGCCGACCACATCATCGACCTGGGCCCCGAGGGCGGCGTGCGCGGCGGCACGGTCGTCGGCACCGGCACCCCCGAGGAGATGGCCGCGCACCCGAGCAGCCACACCGGCGAGTACCTGCGCCGCGTGCCCGGCATCGTGGCGGCCCAGCCCAGGACCGCCCAGCCCAGGACCGCCGCGGCAGACGAGCCCGTGCAAACGCCGAAGAAGCCCGCGCGCACCCCGAAGAAGGCGGGCGCCGGGCAGCCGGAACCTGTCGGCGCGGCCCCCGCCCGCCAGAGTCGTGCTAAGAAAGGAGGCGCATGA
- a CDS encoding disulfide bond formation protein B, which translates to MSRDNRLYAAWVIALIATLGSLYFSNVLGFKPCVLCWYQRICMYPLAVILGIGALRGDLNARVYALPLAAVGVVIALIQNLEDWGVIPVLKACTADATTVACDVPWPVWGSGALAGLNTVITIPVLSMTAFTLIIGLLSWGRNRTL; encoded by the coding sequence ATGAGCCGCGACAACCGCCTGTACGCCGCGTGGGTGATCGCCCTGATCGCCACGCTGGGCAGCCTGTACTTCAGCAACGTCCTGGGTTTCAAGCCCTGCGTGCTGTGCTGGTACCAGCGCATCTGCATGTACCCGCTGGCCGTCATCCTGGGCATCGGCGCGCTGCGTGGCGACCTGAACGCCCGCGTGTACGCCCTGCCGCTCGCCGCCGTCGGCGTGGTCATCGCCCTGATCCAGAACCTCGAGGACTGGGGCGTGATTCCCGTCCTGAAAGCCTGCACCGCGGACGCCACCACCGTCGCCTGCGACGTCCCCTGGCCCGTGTGGGGCAGCGGCGCCCTCGCCGGACTGAACACCGTCATCACCATCCCGGTCCTGAGCATGACCGCGTTCACGCTCATCATCGGCCTGCTGAGCTGGGGCCGGAACCGCACGCTCTGA
- a CDS encoding DsbA family protein translates to MNSNSNRTILVIGTLIAVALIALALVAVRGKPAAGAGLNGNFNLTGQPFAGKADAPVSVVVVEDFKCPVCKTFEDTIAPELKTKYIDTGKAKLYSLVWPFLAENARLPTDDSKLAAQAAKCVYDQGGNDAFGSFKSILFRAQGDESTVWATKTRLKDLAGNVEGLDQGRFATCLDTDATAARVDADEKQVTDARVNHTPTVFVNGKEVLNGSGQSSYLLADVSAAIDAASK, encoded by the coding sequence ATGAACAGCAACTCCAACCGCACCATTCTCGTGATCGGCACGCTGATCGCCGTGGCCCTGATCGCCCTCGCCCTGGTCGCCGTGCGCGGCAAACCCGCCGCCGGAGCCGGCCTGAACGGGAACTTCAACCTGACTGGCCAGCCCTTTGCCGGCAAGGCCGACGCGCCGGTCAGCGTGGTCGTCGTCGAGGACTTCAAGTGCCCCGTGTGCAAGACCTTCGAGGACACCATCGCCCCCGAACTGAAGACCAAATACATCGACACCGGCAAGGCCAAACTGTACTCGCTGGTGTGGCCGTTCCTGGCCGAGAACGCCCGCCTGCCCACCGACGACAGCAAGCTCGCCGCGCAGGCCGCCAAGTGCGTGTACGACCAGGGCGGCAACGACGCCTTCGGCAGTTTCAAGAGCATCCTGTTCCGCGCGCAGGGTGACGAGAGCACCGTCTGGGCCACCAAGACCCGCCTCAAGGACCTCGCCGGGAACGTCGAGGGCCTCGACCAGGGCAGGTTCGCCACCTGCCTGGACACCGACGCCACCGCCGCCCGCGTGGACGCCGACGAGAAACAGGTCACGGACGCCCGCGTGAACCACACGCCCACCGTGTTCGTGAACGGCAAGGAAGTCCTGAACGGCAGCGGCCAGAGCAGCTACCTGCTCGCCGACGTCAGCGCCGCCATCGACGCTGCCAGCAAGTAA